The Amycolatopsis endophytica genome includes the window GGCGGCAGCGTGACGATGCTGCACCAGCCGACCCCGCGCACCGACCTCGCCGTGTGGGCCGAGGACACCGTCAAGGTCCTCGGCATGATCGACGCCAAGCTGGTGGTGCTCGGCGAGCCGTTCGACGCGCTCGCGCCCGTGCTGACCGAGCACAACATCGGCTTCCGGATGATCACCGATCTCTTCGACGGCGAACCGCTCGCCGAGCCGGTCGCGCGCGACGAGGAAGACCTCGCGCTGCTGCAGCTCACCAGCGGTTCGACCGCCGACCCGAAAGCCGTGCGGATCACCCACGGCAACCTCTACACCAACGTCAAGGCCATGGTGGAGCGCGCGGAGTTCGACTTCGCGAAGGACATCATGGTGTCCTGGCTGCCCACCTTCCACGACATGGGCATGGTCGGCTTCCTGACCGTGCCCATGACGTTCGGCGTGGAGCTGGTGAAGATCACCCCGGCCGAGTTCCTCACCGGGCCGCTGATCTGGCCGGAGCTGATCACCAAGTACGGCGCCACCACCACCGCGGCACCGAACTTCGCCTACGCGATCGTCGGGAAGCGGCTCGCGCGGGTCGAGGACGAGAACGCCTACGACCTGTCGACGCTGCGCATCGCGCTGAACGGGGCCGAGCCGATCGACGAGTCCGCCGTGCAGTCGTTCGTCGAGGGTGGCTCCCGGTTCAAGATGCCCGCGGAATGCGTTTTCCCGGCCTACGGCATGGCCGAGGCGACACTCGCGGTGTCGTTCGCGCCGCTGTTCACCGGCCTCACCCTGGACGTCATCGAGGCCGACGCGCTCGAAGCCGACAACCGGGCCGTGCCGGTTCCGGAGGGTGACTCGCGCCGCGGAACCGAGGAGGTCCGCTCGTTCGCCGTGCTCGGCCGTCCGCTGGACGGGCTGGAGGCGCGGATCGTCGGCGACGGTGGCAAGGTGCTCGGCGAGCGCGAGGTCGGCGAGATCCAGCTGACCGGTCCCGCGGTGACACCCGGGTACCTGACGATGGACGGCCCGAAGCCGACGCAGGACGACGAGGGCTGGCTGGCGACCGGCGACCTCGGCTACCTGATCGGCGACCAGATCGTGATCTGCGGCCGTCGCAAGGACGTCATCATCATGGGCGGCCGCAACATCTACCCGACCGACATCGAGCGTGCCACGACGTCCGTCGAGGGTGTGCGAGCCGGCAACGCGGTGGCGGTCCGGATCGACGCCGGGACCCGGCGCGAGCGGTTCGCGGTCGTGCTGGAGTCGAAACTGGCGGGCGACACCGACGCCGAGCGCCGCCTGCAGAAGGAGGTCGCGGCCCGGGTCCGCGACGCCGTCGACGCCCGCCCGTACGCGGTGGTCGTCCTGCCCGCGGGCAGCCTGCCGAAGACGCCGTCGGGCAAGGTGAAGCGCGCCGCCACCGCCGCCCAGTACTCCGACGCGATCGCCCGCAACGCCTCCTGACCGCCGTCGCCCGGGAGGACCTGCTCCCGGGCAACTCGGCTGACTCAGTCGGTGGTGACGGGGGTCGGCGCGTCGGTGGAAGTGGGGGTGCGCGGCGCGGTCGCCTGGGTGGCGGCGCGGGCCTCCGGCACCGGGTAGGGCCGGCCGCCACGGCGGGCGAACTCGTCCTCCACCTCGTCGAGGAACTCGTCGACCGCGCGTTCGTCGTAGCCCCGCTTCCCGAGCAGGGGCTTGCTGAACATCACGTGGTGCACCTCGGCCGCGGTGAGGTCGTCCTCGCCCACCAGTGTTTTGGCGATGCGTTCGACGAACTCGTCGACCTCGTGCTTGGCGTACCCGCGCCTGCCGATGGGGGCGTTATCGAACTCGACTCGATAAACGTCTTCGGCGGTAAGGGACATGAAGTACTCCAGTTCAGCTTGGACGGGACACTTCCCTTATCCCGTCCTAGCCGTCCGGGTAAACGTCCGGAAGGCCCCTCAGACCGGTGAAACTCCATGGAGCGCAATGCCGCACACCTGTGGGTGACGGCTGCTCACCCAGCGTGGAAGTCGTTCTGGGCCGCTGTCAGTCCTTTGCCGATCAGCGCTTCGACGGCGTCGGCGCACCGGTCCAGTTCCAGCGGGAGGTCCTTGCGCTCGACCGTGGAGAAGTCCTTGAGGACGAAGTCGGCCGGGTCCATGCGGCCCGGT containing:
- a CDS encoding fatty acyl-AMP ligase gives rise to the protein MSRFVETLVRTAAEGGQLRGMVTGEPKEPVRRTWAEVHEQARRIAGALVAGGLEPGSAVAVLAGAPALIAPTVQGVWLAGGSVTMLHQPTPRTDLAVWAEDTVKVLGMIDAKLVVLGEPFDALAPVLTEHNIGFRMITDLFDGEPLAEPVARDEEDLALLQLTSGSTADPKAVRITHGNLYTNVKAMVERAEFDFAKDIMVSWLPTFHDMGMVGFLTVPMTFGVELVKITPAEFLTGPLIWPELITKYGATTTAAPNFAYAIVGKRLARVEDENAYDLSTLRIALNGAEPIDESAVQSFVEGGSRFKMPAECVFPAYGMAEATLAVSFAPLFTGLTLDVIEADALEADNRAVPVPEGDSRRGTEEVRSFAVLGRPLDGLEARIVGDGGKVLGEREVGEIQLTGPAVTPGYLTMDGPKPTQDDEGWLATGDLGYLIGDQIVICGRRKDVIIMGGRNIYPTDIERATTSVEGVRAGNAVAVRIDAGTRRERFAVVLESKLAGDTDAERRLQKEVAARVRDAVDARPYAVVVLPAGSLPKTPSGKVKRAATAAQYSDAIARNAS
- a CDS encoding DivIVA domain-containing protein, whose amino-acid sequence is MSLTAEDVYRVEFDNAPIGRRGYAKHEVDEFVERIAKTLVGEDDLTAAEVHHVMFSKPLLGKRGYDERAVDEFLDEVEDEFARRGGRPYPVPEARAATQATAPRTPTSTDAPTPVTTD